The genomic segment CCTATTAACATTAAATAAGAGTAGTGATGCAGGAGCTACCTTTCATGGATAAGAAAAAAACACAAAGAACTTACTTTTATTTGGCTCGTCATGGACAAACTCATTGGAATATAGCACATCGCATTCAAGGGCAGCTTGATAGCCCTTTAACGACTGTAGGGCAACAACAGGCAAAAGATTTAGCCGATGCTTGCCAGGTACATCAAATCACGAAAATATTAACCTCTTCATTAGGGCGTGCAGTTGAGACCGCAACTATTTGTGCACAACAGTTACAACTACAGCAAACAACCTTGAAAGGGATTGAAGAGCGAAATTTTGGTCTATGGGAGGGAAAGTTAACGGGTGAAGTGCAACGTTGCACTGATTATGACGAGATAACTTCACAAGTTACTGATATAGCTCCACCGAATGGCGAAAGTGCGGCTCAACTGTTAATGCGGTTTGAAACAGCTCTGAAACAACAGTTTACGCTTATGCCTTGTGATAACTACCTTATTATTACGCATGGCGATGTGCTACGTTGTTTTATGAGTCAGTTTCTCGCACAGAATGAAATAACAACGGGTTATGATTATAAAAATGGCCATATTATATCAATGTGTTATGACCACAGTCGCGAACAATTTATACCTTTATGATCTTATTTACTCTGTTATTAGAGACATTTTGGTTGATAAAACATGGCCGTAACAACTGAAAGTTAAAAAACTAAGTCTGAAATAATTTCGATGCTTAAGAAGATATTGACCAACAGCGCGTTATACAGGGAGCAAATTTCCCTCAAAACTTTTAGCAAATACTACAGATATTTACCATTCAGGAGGCCTTTATGGGCTATAAAATAGAAATTATTAATCAACGCTATGATGCACATATCGCAGAAATAATCAAAAAAGTTGGTGCGGAGTTTGGTGCTGTAGGCGAGGGCTATGGGCCCTCTGATGATGAAGTTCAAGCAATGAGCGTACATTATCAAGATAATAAAAAGAGTCGTTATTTAGTCGCGATATTAGATGGAGAGGTTGTTGGTGGGGTTGGTATTGCCCCGTTTAATGGCGAAGTGGAGGTGTGTGAATTACGCAAATTATTTCTGCTACCACAATGTCGCGGTTTAGGTATTGGCAAACAGCTAGTCTTGCAGTGTTTACAATATGCCAAAGACAAAAACTTTAAGCGTTGCTATTTAGATACTCTTAGTTGTATGGGAGCTGCTATTTCTTTATATGAAAAATTGGGTTTTGAACATTTAGCTGCACCCTTAAGTGGCACGACTCATGGAGCTTGCGATATCTGGATGCTCAAAACGTTATAAGTTTCAACAAGAATGGTTGAATTGTGGATAACCCCTATATGCAGTTACCGTCAATAAATGAAAATGTACCTCGTATTTTGCATCAGCAAAATTTGCATGGTCATACTTTAGTTGTGAAAGAATCAGAACCATATCGTTGGTTTGAATATGCAGGAAGTTCAATTCAAGCAATATTAAATAAAAACTTGCCTGCTCAAATCGTCTCCCCGGTTGCGCAAACACTTTTAATTTTTTTAGGAGTTAATCAACATTCACAAAAGGTATTAAACTTAGGGCTTGGCGGTGGGGCTGTTGAACGAGCTTTATCAGTGCAACGCAATATACATCTTACTTCTATTGAAAAGTCACAAGCGATTATTGATGTTGCTAAACAATACTTTCAACTAGGTGATAACAGTAAGATCATCTGCCAACCTGCAGAGCACTTTATCAACAGCACGACAGAGCAATATGACACAGTGTTATGCGATATATTTATTGGTGAGAGTAATCCTGCCTTTTTATTTCAAGATACCTTTTACCGACAGCTATTAAGCATTAGTAGTTCAAAAGCTGTGCTGATTATTAATTTGCGCTTTGAAAGTGAGGAACAATTACTTAACTATATATTGATGTTGAGAAGTCATTATGCACATATCGCATTATTAGAGTTTGAACATTTTTCAAATATTGTTTTGTTAGGCAGTGTTAATAAATTGCCTGACAAACAACAGTTACAAAAGCAACTTTACACGTACGAAAGTAGCGGTGCGCACTCTTTTGGAGCTATCCTTAATAAAATGCGATATATCCCTTAATAGGTCTAGTTAATTAACTTCAATACTGGTTGATGGAAACGTTATAGTATCGTTTTCCTTTTCATCACTGTCCGCAATAGACTCTAAGAACAAGATCCTAGTCAATGGCATAGTGAGGCCTTTGCCCTTGAGTTAAGTCTTTTTTCCTGCGCAAAATTTAGTACACATGCTTAATTCGATTGCTATTACTCAGTTTGCTATAAGATGGCGGTAAATCGGGTATGGGCATTAAAAAACAAGTGAGCTAGCGATACTAAAAACTTGATTTTTGTTTATTGAGTATCGCTTTTAAATTTAAGGTAATGATTACCAAATTAAATCGTCAGGGATTGCAAACTCAGCATAAGGATCATCGTCATCAAAGTCTTTTGCATCCGTTTTCTCATGCAGTGCCACTAATACAGATGCATCAATTTCAGCTAATTTTTCAGTGGCTTCTTTGTTAATCAGATAAAACTCTTCATTTAACACGCAAATTGCTAAGCGTCCGTTGATTAAGCTTTGTTGAGTAAGATCATTAATCGCGATACGTTTGACCTTGTTTTCAAAGGTAAAATGGTAATCTATCTCACCCTGATAATTTTTTTCACAATGCTGCGCAATCATTTGTATTAATTTACCATGTGCTGCTCGCTCATCAAGCGCTGCTTGTACCGCTCTATTTTTTTCTAAATCTTGTTGCTTTTGTTGTTCTTTTTTAGCGTCAATAGCACGTTGTTCATCGGATATCTCAATGCTACCTTTCTTCTTTTTTTGTTTAGCTTTACGACGTTTTTCAGTTTGTGCTTGTTTGGCTTTTTGTTTATTGATAAGCCCTGATTTCATGAGTTGTTCTTGTAGTGAGGCCATGCGTTACCTTTGCAAATAAAAAGAAAAAAACATTTTAACGACAAAGTGGAATGAAGGAAATTTTTTATTGTAAATAATCGACAAATACCGAAAAGGGATTAAGCTTAAATAATAGCTAAAAGTAGGGGAACTATATGAATAATCTAGAAGTTTCACATTACATGATTGGTAAAAGCCTGTCCTTTAAAAAAGAGATGTCAGTACAAACAGCTGTTGAAATACTATTAAAAAATGAGCAACTTGGTGGTCCGGTAATAGATGAGTCTGGCCGTGTTATTGGTTGGTTATCAGAGCAGGACTGTTTAGCTAAGATGCTAGAGGCAAGTTATTATTGCGAGCTTGCTGCTTTAGTCGAAGATATTATGGTTTCTCCGGTGGTCACGGTAAAAAAAGAGATGAGTATTGTTGATCTTGCACAAATGATGCTTAAGACTGCACCTAAAATTTATCCGGTGGTGGATAGTGGAGATCACTATATTGGCCTTATTTCACGTAAAAAGGTGTTAGCTGCAATGACAAAGCAGGTTAAGCTTTGTTAATTTGTTTGAATACTAATGGGTTGTTTGTCCCAACAACCCGGTTTTAACAACGCATTTTTTGTTTGCAATAATTTATTTATAAATTCTGTACGGCTTATTGTAGTCACTCCTAGGCGCTGTAAATGGTCTGTTTGCATCTGACAATCAATTATTTTTCCATTGAAGGCTTTAAAATGTTGATTGAGTGCGATAAATGCGAGTTTAGAACTGTTATCTTTTTGACTAAACATTGATTCACCACAGAATGTTTGACCAATACAAACCCCATATAAGCCACCAACGAGTATGCCAGAGCACCACACTTCGATAGAGTGCGCGTGACCAAATTTATGCAGACTAATATAAGCCTCAATCATCTCATCTAAAATCCAAGTTTCTGACTGCGTAGCACGTGGTAGTGCACATGCTCGAATCACTTTTTCAAAGCAATGATTAACTGTAATTGTCATAGACTGTTTGTTAATGAAACGTTTCATACTGCGACTAATATGTACATCACCTGCTTTCATTGTTGCCCGTTCACTTGGGCTCCACCACAACAATGGTTCACCAGCACTAAACCATGGAAATATACCGCTACGATAAGCATTAACAATACGATCTGTACTTAAATCGCCCCCCATCGCAAGCAACCCATCAGGATCTTTAAGTGCTTTATCGACAGGTGGAA from the Psychromonas sp. psych-6C06 genome contains:
- a CDS encoding CBS domain-containing protein; the encoded protein is MNNLEVSHYMIGKSLSFKKEMSVQTAVEILLKNEQLGGPVIDESGRVIGWLSEQDCLAKMLEASYYCELAALVEDIMVSPVVTVKKEMSIVDLAQMMLKTAPKIYPVVDSGDHYIGLISRKKVLAAMTKQVKLC
- the aat gene encoding leucyl/phenylalanyl-tRNA--protein transferase yields the protein MTIYLPQLSDDVQFFPPVDKALKDPDGLLAMGGDLSTDRIVNAYRSGIFPWFSAGEPLLWWSPSERATMKAGDVHISRSMKRFINKQSMTITVNHCFEKVIRACALPRATQSETWILDEMIEAYISLHKFGHAHSIEVWCSGILVGGLYGVCIGQTFCGESMFSQKDNSSKLAFIALNQHFKAFNGKIIDCQMQTDHLQRLGVTTISRTEFINKLLQTKNALLKPGCWDKQPISIQTN
- a CDS encoding GNAT family N-acetyltransferase; translated protein: MGYKIEIINQRYDAHIAEIIKKVGAEFGAVGEGYGPSDDEVQAMSVHYQDNKKSRYLVAILDGEVVGGVGIAPFNGEVEVCELRKLFLLPQCRGLGIGKQLVLQCLQYAKDKNFKRCYLDTLSCMGAAISLYEKLGFEHLAAPLSGTTHGACDIWMLKTL
- a CDS encoding histidine phosphatase family protein, which encodes MDKKKTQRTYFYLARHGQTHWNIAHRIQGQLDSPLTTVGQQQAKDLADACQVHQITKILTSSLGRAVETATICAQQLQLQQTTLKGIEERNFGLWEGKLTGEVQRCTDYDEITSQVTDIAPPNGESAAQLLMRFETALKQQFTLMPCDNYLIITHGDVLRCFMSQFLAQNEITTGYDYKNGHIISMCYDHSREQFIPL
- a CDS encoding DUF2058 domain-containing protein — its product is MASLQEQLMKSGLINKQKAKQAQTEKRRKAKQKKKKGSIEISDEQRAIDAKKEQQKQQDLEKNRAVQAALDERAAHGKLIQMIAQHCEKNYQGEIDYHFTFENKVKRIAINDLTQQSLINGRLAICVLNEEFYLINKEATEKLAEIDASVLVALHEKTDAKDFDDDDPYAEFAIPDDLIW